A region of Marnyiella aurantia DNA encodes the following proteins:
- the tuf gene encoding elongation factor Tu, with protein MAKETFNRNKPHLNIGTIGHVDHGKTTLTAAISKVLSDKGFGEARDFSSIDSAPEEKERGITINTSHIEYETESRHYAHVDCPGHADYVKNMVTGAAQMDGAILVCAATDGPMPQTREHILLCRQVNVPRVVVFMNKVDMVDDAELLELVELELRDLLSSYDYDGDNSPVVQGSALGALNGEPKWVATVEELMAAVDTWIELPVRDQDKPFLMPIEDVFSITGRGTVATGRIESGIINTGDGVDIVGMGDEKLTSTVTGVEMFRKILDRGEAGDNVGILLRGIEKTDIKRGMVIAKAGSVKPHKKFKAEVYILSKEEGGRHTPFHNKYRPQFYVRTTDVTGEIFLPEGVEMVMPGDNITITVELLQPIALNVGLRFAIREGGRTVGAGQVTEILD; from the coding sequence ATGGCAAAGGAAACGTTTAATCGTAACAAACCGCACTTAAACATTGGTACCATCGGTCACGTTGACCATGGTAAGACTACTTTAACTGCAGCAATTTCTAAAGTATTATCCGATAAAGGATTTGGTGAAGCTAGAGACTTCTCTTCTATTGACTCCGCTCCGGAAGAAAAAGAAAGAGGTATTACTATCAACACTTCACACATCGAGTACGAAACTGAAAGCAGACACTACGCTCACGTAGACTGCCCAGGTCACGCGGATTATGTAAAGAACATGGTAACTGGTGCTGCCCAGATGGACGGTGCTATTTTGGTATGTGCTGCTACAGACGGACCAATGCCACAAACAAGAGAGCACATCCTACTTTGCCGTCAGGTAAACGTACCTAGAGTTGTTGTTTTCATGAACAAAGTGGATATGGTTGATGATGCTGAGCTTCTTGAACTTGTTGAACTTGAACTAAGAGACCTTCTTTCTTCTTACGACTATGACGGAGATAACTCTCCAGTAGTACAGGGTTCTGCTCTTGGTGCACTTAACGGTGAGCCAAAATGGGTTGCAACTGTAGAAGAACTGATGGCTGCTGTTGATACTTGGATTGAACTTCCTGTAAGAGATCAGGATAAGCCATTCCTTATGCCAATTGAAGACGTATTCTCCATTACTGGTAGAGGTACTGTAGCAACCGGTAGAATTGAATCAGGTATCATTAACACTGGTGACGGTGTAGATATCGTAGGTATGGGTGATGAGAAACTGACTTCTACTGTAACAGGTGTTGAGATGTTCCGTAAGATCCTGGACAGAGGTGAAGCTGGTGATAACGTAGGTATCCTTCTTAGAGGTATTGAAAAAACCGATATCAAAAGAGGTATGGTAATCGCTAAAGCAGGTTCTGTTAAGCCACACAAAAAATTCAAAGCAGAGGTTTATATCCTTTCTAAAGAAGAAGGTGGACGTCACACTCCATTCCACAACAAATACCGTCCACAGTTCTACGTAAGAACTACAGACGTTACAGGTGAGATCTTCCTGCCAGAAGGAGTAGAAATGGTAATGCCAGGTGATAACATCACTATTACTGTAGAATTGCTTCAGCCAATCGCTCTTAACGTAGGTCTTAGATTTGCGATCAGAGAAGGTGGTAGAACAGTTGGTGCAGGACAGGTAACTGAAATCCTGGATTAA
- a CDS encoding tyrosine-type recombinase/integrase encodes MINKFLEHIKLEKRYSPNTLTSYSKDLSDFQEFFLRTEGGGESWKADKKVIRNFMVSLSESGISKRSINRKLSTLRSFFLFLLKIDEIKISPTESIPSLKFYPEKQIPLSQEEMENFHKLALEPPDALSQLIIETLYQTGMRKAELCNLLEEDANLETCELRITGKGNKVRLIPISPDLAGKMQKYRESKKPLIPNQIYFFVNHKGKKLGEKFVYSTVNRYLGMVTAKKKKSPHILRHSFATHILDNGAEISKVKKLLGHSSLASTQVYTQANIEQLKKVFNSAHPRATKKE; translated from the coding sequence ATGATCAATAAATTCCTGGAACACATTAAGCTCGAAAAACGGTATTCACCAAATACGCTTACAAGCTACAGCAAAGATCTTTCGGATTTTCAGGAATTTTTCCTGCGTACAGAAGGAGGAGGCGAATCCTGGAAAGCAGATAAAAAAGTGATCCGGAATTTCATGGTCAGCCTTAGCGAAAGCGGAATTTCCAAACGCAGCATTAACCGGAAGCTGTCTACTTTACGTTCATTTTTCCTGTTTCTGCTTAAGATTGACGAGATCAAGATCTCCCCTACGGAAAGCATACCTTCCCTAAAATTCTATCCTGAAAAACAGATTCCCCTGTCGCAGGAAGAAATGGAAAATTTTCATAAGCTCGCACTGGAACCACCGGACGCCCTGTCCCAACTCATTATCGAAACGCTGTACCAGACCGGAATGCGGAAGGCTGAACTTTGCAATTTACTGGAGGAAGATGCCAACCTGGAAACTTGTGAGCTCCGCATAACGGGAAAAGGCAATAAGGTAAGACTGATTCCCATATCGCCGGACCTGGCCGGAAAAATGCAGAAGTACCGCGAATCCAAGAAACCACTGATTCCAAACCAGATATACTTTTTCGTAAATCACAAGGGCAAAAAACTGGGCGAAAAGTTTGTATATTCAACGGTTAATAGATACCTTGGTATGGTAACTGCTAAGAAGAAAAAGAGTCCGCACATCCTGAGGCACAGTTTTGCAACGCATATACTGGACAACGGCGCGGAAATCTCAAAGGTGAAGAAACTGCTTGGCCATTCTTCACTGGCTTCTACACAGGTGTACACGCAGGCTAATATAGAACAGCTTAAAAAAGTATTCAACAGCGCACACCCGCGAGCGACAAAGAAAGAGTGA
- a CDS encoding choice-of-anchor L domain-containing protein codes for MKKLFLLYVLLISTSAFAQSSRQGSIPASPTAKSMLAGSFIDVNTPAYPQSSFSVQQLIENVLISGGANCAASVTNVVVSPNLGPSSPSRSWGYFNKGTTAFPFNEGLVLMTGQASQAGNSFIPGNLSGTLNTLGDPDLAAAIGVPNSNLRDATFIQFDFVPVTSEITFNYIFASEEYSGGFACNYTDGFALLLKKVTDPTYTNMAVLPGGGGPVSVTNIHPYVSAACPAINQQYYAGNNTANIETNFAGRTIPLTATAPVVPGQTYRFKMVLADYNDTEYDTGVFFQAGSFNIGVQLTDPSGNPLPANMSICAGSSQILNATVPVAGATYQWYLNGGPISGATASSYTATQAGVYSVQVLVPGSTCPGSAEITITNLPLPQALDAALSVCSATANGIFNLTLAQPSISTTPGVTFRYYLSLADATAGNTNTIANPAAHTSAGGTVYVRVTGAQCSDIAELTLAVNPTPAPPVITASSTFLCGSAGVTLTSSYATGNTWSTGATTQSITVTTPGTYTVTQNSGACTSAPASVVITAATNPNVQITGNLAFCQGGSTTLTATVSGTGNTFLWSTGAATPTVTVSTGGTYTVTVTTAQNCQYTQSVTVQADTPPIAQGSSLSICSPAATGTFDLTSAQPSISTTPGVTFAYYVNQADANAGNANTIGAPATFVSGTATVYVRVTSGTCAVVVPLQLTVSQTVVPTITASSTVICGTGSVTLTSNFATGNTWSTGATTQSITVTTPGTYTLTNTSGSCTGSPASVTITGNADPNVQITGNTAFCAGSSTTLTATATGTGNTFLWSNGAATAATTVNTAGTYTVTVTTPGNCQFTQSVTVTQNPVPVAQNAALSTCSPTNTFTFDLTSAQPAMSTQTGVTFTYYTNVADANAGNTNNITTPATYNSGTATIFVRVSNANCAVVVQLQLTVTVTPAPVITQSAPAICGTTPVTLTSNYTTGNVWSTGATTQSITVTTPGTYSLTVANGACASQPVSVNIVQNNDPNVQISGNLSFCPGGNTTLTANVTGTGHTFLWSNGSAAQSTVVNTAGTYTVTVTTPAGCQYTATATVTTDAPININIAQPAQITCTNPSITLNASASTFQAGATILWTATAGGNIVSGANTLNPVVNEGGNYTLTITNNFGNNCSQQQTVTVVENNLPPVITLTANDMNICAGESVTLTASGAQDYTWTGLPGAGNTQVVSPTVTTTYTVTGIGANGCQGTVANITITVVPAIISALEDVQFCEGLSDVLDAGAGPNYTYLWSTGATTQTITVDTPGTYTVTINNGVCSQTFSANASFTPLVEVKEIVYENNTLTVIVDDPSPNLEFSIDNGLTWQSSNIFANILRNTTYFISVRYKDQTCFGTVEYLTFFIGNAITPNGDGINDHIDFTGVSKYKNFSASIHDRYGKEVFRASSSKTVWTGNYTTFKVSTDTYWYKVTWTDPITQRPVLRTGWILVKNRD; via the coding sequence ATGAAAAAGTTATTTCTCCTATATGTCCTGTTAATAAGCACATCTGCATTTGCCCAAAGTTCCAGGCAGGGCAGTATTCCGGCCTCTCCCACGGCCAAGAGTATGCTGGCGGGTTCCTTTATTGATGTGAACACTCCTGCGTATCCTCAAAGTTCGTTTTCAGTTCAGCAGCTTATAGAAAATGTGTTGATCAGTGGCGGTGCAAACTGTGCAGCCAGCGTAACCAATGTGGTGGTTTCTCCTAACCTTGGTCCGTCAAGCCCATCGCGGTCCTGGGGTTATTTTAACAAAGGTACAACCGCATTTCCATTTAATGAAGGCCTTGTCCTGATGACCGGTCAGGCCAGCCAGGCGGGTAATTCCTTTATTCCGGGTAACCTAAGCGGAACATTGAACACCCTGGGAGATCCGGATCTGGCTGCAGCCATTGGAGTACCTAACAGTAATCTCAGGGATGCTACTTTTATCCAGTTTGACTTTGTACCCGTTACCAGCGAAATCACCTTTAACTATATTTTTGCCTCCGAAGAGTATTCCGGAGGATTTGCCTGTAATTACACGGACGGATTTGCGCTGTTGCTTAAGAAAGTTACTGATCCTACCTATACCAATATGGCGGTCCTGCCGGGTGGTGGCGGACCGGTGAGCGTTACCAACATTCATCCCTATGTTTCAGCCGCCTGTCCTGCTATAAATCAGCAGTATTATGCCGGAAACAACACTGCAAATATTGAGACCAATTTTGCCGGCCGGACCATTCCGCTTACTGCTACCGCACCCGTGGTTCCGGGGCAAACCTACCGTTTTAAAATGGTGCTCGCAGATTATAACGATACTGAATATGATACCGGTGTGTTTTTCCAGGCTGGTTCATTTAACATAGGTGTACAGCTTACCGACCCCTCCGGTAATCCTTTGCCGGCGAACATGAGCATCTGCGCAGGTTCCTCTCAGATTTTGAATGCAACTGTGCCTGTGGCGGGAGCTACTTACCAGTGGTATCTCAACGGGGGCCCCATTTCCGGTGCAACAGCAAGTTCCTATACTGCGACCCAAGCGGGTGTGTACTCCGTGCAGGTCCTGGTTCCCGGTTCTACCTGTCCCGGTTCTGCAGAGATTACCATTACCAATCTTCCTCTGCCACAGGCACTGGATGCGGCTCTAAGCGTGTGTTCAGCCACGGCCAACGGTATCTTCAACCTGACACTGGCGCAGCCCAGTATCAGCACAACACCCGGCGTTACCTTCCGGTACTATCTTTCGCTTGCAGACGCTACTGCAGGAAACACAAATACTATTGCCAATCCCGCCGCACACACCTCCGCCGGAGGAACAGTTTATGTGAGAGTTACCGGCGCGCAGTGCAGCGATATTGCCGAACTTACCTTAGCGGTAAATCCTACACCGGCACCACCGGTCATCACGGCATCGTCTACTTTTCTTTGCGGATCGGCGGGTGTTACCCTGACTTCAAGTTATGCAACAGGAAATACATGGTCTACCGGAGCCACAACACAATCCATAACAGTAACTACTCCCGGAACTTATACCGTGACCCAAAATTCAGGAGCTTGCACAAGTGCTCCGGCTTCGGTTGTAATTACGGCGGCAACCAATCCTAATGTGCAGATCACCGGAAATCTGGCCTTTTGTCAGGGCGGATCAACTACCCTTACAGCTACAGTTAGCGGAACCGGAAATACTTTTCTGTGGTCTACCGGCGCTGCCACACCAACTGTCACTGTTTCCACCGGCGGAACGTACACCGTGACTGTAACCACCGCTCAAAACTGCCAGTACACGCAGTCTGTGACCGTGCAGGCTGATACGCCTCCCATAGCTCAGGGCTCAAGTCTGAGCATCTGTTCACCGGCTGCTACAGGTACTTTTGATCTTACGTCGGCTCAGCCAAGTATAAGCACTACGCCTGGTGTTACCTTTGCTTATTATGTAAATCAGGCCGACGCTAATGCAGGAAATGCAAATACCATCGGTGCGCCCGCAACGTTTGTATCCGGCACAGCTACTGTTTATGTACGCGTAACCAGCGGAACCTGTGCCGTTGTAGTACCGCTTCAGCTTACAGTAAGCCAGACGGTCGTACCTACGATTACTGCCTCTTCCACGGTTATTTGCGGTACAGGAAGCGTAACCCTTACTTCCAATTTTGCCACCGGAAATACCTGGTCCACGGGAGCAACTACTCAATCGATTACGGTTACCACACCAGGCACTTATACACTCACCAATACTTCCGGTAGCTGTACCGGTTCACCTGCCTCCGTAACCATAACCGGAAATGCAGACCCAAATGTACAAATCACCGGGAATACGGCCTTCTGTGCGGGAAGTTCTACCACATTAACAGCTACTGCTACTGGAACCGGAAATACTTTCCTGTGGTCCAACGGTGCTGCTACCGCGGCAACTACTGTAAACACAGCCGGAACCTATACAGTTACAGTGACTACACCGGGCAACTGTCAGTTTACCCAGTCGGTCACAGTAACGCAGAATCCTGTGCCTGTAGCTCAAAATGCTGCCCTGAGCACCTGTTCACCAACAAATACATTCACCTTCGACCTTACTTCTGCCCAGCCGGCGATGAGTACTCAGACAGGTGTAACGTTTACCTATTATACCAATGTGGCCGATGCTAACGCGGGCAATACAAACAATATTACTACACCTGCTACTTACAACTCAGGAACAGCTACAATTTTTGTTCGGGTGAGTAATGCGAACTGTGCTGTCGTGGTACAGCTTCAGCTTACGGTTACGGTTACACCGGCACCTGTAATTACACAATCAGCTCCGGCAATTTGCGGTACAACTCCGGTTACTCTAACTTCTAACTATACAACAGGTAATGTTTGGTCTACCGGCGCCACAACACAATCCATTACCGTAACCACCCCGGGAACTTATTCCCTTACCGTGGCAAACGGTGCCTGCGCCAGCCAGCCCGTTTCGGTAAACATTGTTCAGAATAATGATCCCAACGTACAGATCAGCGGAAACCTGTCTTTCTGCCCGGGCGGCAATACTACACTTACAGCAAACGTGACGGGTACCGGACATACGTTCCTGTGGTCCAATGGTTCTGCGGCACAATCAACGGTAGTGAACACGGCCGGAACTTATACAGTAACTGTTACCACTCCTGCGGGATGCCAGTACACTGCCACTGCGACAGTGACAACAGATGCACCTATTAATATCAACATCGCGCAGCCGGCGCAGATTACGTGTACCAATCCATCGATTACGCTTAATGCATCAGCCTCAACTTTCCAGGCGGGAGCTACGATCCTTTGGACGGCCACGGCCGGCGGAAACATTGTTTCAGGAGCCAATACTCTGAATCCTGTAGTTAACGAGGGCGGTAACTATACACTTACAATAACCAATAATTTCGGCAATAACTGCAGCCAGCAGCAAACGGTGACGGTGGTGGAGAATAACCTTCCGCCGGTAATTACACTTACGGCTAACGATATGAATATCTGTGCAGGTGAATCTGTTACTTTAACAGCTTCCGGGGCGCAGGACTATACCTGGACAGGATTGCCGGGTGCGGGTAATACACAGGTAGTATCGCCGACGGTGACTACTACTTATACAGTTACCGGAATAGGTGCCAATGGCTGTCAGGGAACAGTTGCGAATATTACGATTACCGTGGTTCCCGCAATCATATCAGCACTGGAAGACGTTCAGTTCTGCGAAGGCTTGAGTGATGTGCTGGATGCCGGCGCCGGACCTAACTACACCTATCTGTGGAGCACGGGGGCAACAACGCAGACAATTACCGTGGATACTCCGGGAACCTATACGGTAACGATCAATAACGGTGTCTGTTCGCAAACCTTCAGCGCCAATGCCTCCTTTACTCCGCTCGTAGAGGTGAAAGAAATTGTATACGAAAATAATACGCTTACGGTTATTGTTGACGATCCAAGTCCAAATCTGGAGTTCTCCATCGATAATGGCCTTACATGGCAGTCGTCGAATATTTTTGCGAACATCCTCCGTAATACCACCTATTTTATCTCGGTGCGTTATAAGGACCAGACCTGCTTTGGAACTGTGGAATATCTTACTTTCTTCATCGGAAATGCCATAACACCGAATGGCGACGGCATCAATGATCATATTGATTTCACGGGTGTAAGTAAATATAAGAACTTCAGTGCCTCCATCCACGACAGATACGGTAAGGAAGTCTTCCGCGCAAGCTCCTCAAAAACCGTGTGGACAGGCAACTACACCACCTTTAAGGTAAGCACCGATACCTATTGGTACAAAGTAACCTGGACAGATCCTATTACCCAGAGACCCGTCCTGCGAACCGGATGGATACTGGTAAAGAACAGAGACTAA
- the hpf gene encoding ribosome hibernation-promoting factor, HPF/YfiA family: MKISVQSIGLTPHAPLEDHIEKKLNKLENYYDKIIETNVFLKVENKSDKENKTVEIILGVPGDDIVVKKTTSSFEESLDQCAEVAKKLLIKKKELAS; the protein is encoded by the coding sequence ATGAAAATTTCAGTACAGTCTATAGGACTGACCCCACACGCACCGCTTGAAGACCATATTGAAAAGAAACTGAATAAACTGGAGAACTATTATGACAAAATTATTGAGACCAATGTTTTCCTGAAAGTGGAAAATAAATCCGATAAAGAAAACAAGACCGTGGAGATTATTCTGGGCGTTCCGGGCGATGATATCGTGGTAAAGAAGACAACTTCCAGTTTTGAGGAAAGTTTAGACCAATGTGCTGAAGTAGCTAAAAAGCTGCTAATCAAGAAAAAAGAATTAGCCTCTTAA
- the rplK gene encoding 50S ribosomal protein L11, with protein MAKKVFKMVKLQVKGGAANPSPPVGPALGSAGVNIMEFCKQFNGRTQDKPGQVLPVVITVFEDKSFEFVIKTPPAAIQLMDAAKVKSGSGEPNRNKVGSVTWAQVQKIAEDKMADLNCFTMDSALTMVAGTARSMGLRVTGQKPTNA; from the coding sequence ATGGCTAAAAAAGTCTTTAAAATGGTAAAGCTTCAGGTGAAGGGTGGCGCAGCTAACCCGTCTCCACCAGTAGGTCCAGCATTGGGTTCTGCAGGTGTGAACATCATGGAGTTTTGTAAGCAGTTCAACGGTAGAACTCAGGATAAGCCGGGACAGGTTTTGCCTGTAGTAATTACAGTATTCGAAGATAAATCTTTTGAATTCGTAATTAAAACTCCACCAGCAGCAATCCAGCTAATGGACGCAGCAAAGGTAAAATCAGGATCCGGAGAACCTAACCGTAACAAAGTTGGTTCCGTAACCTGGGCTCAGGTACAGAAAATCGCTGAAGATAAAATGGCAGATCTTAACTGTTTCACAATGGATTCTGCACTTACAATGGTAGCAGGAACTGCAAGGTCTATGGGCTTAAGAGTAACAGGACAGAAACCAACAAACGCTTAA
- the rplA gene encoding 50S ribosomal protein L1: MAKLTKKQKEAFSKVEKNKIYNLEEASALVKEVNTAKFDASVDIAVRLGVDPRKANQMVRGVVSLPHGTGKDVKVLALVTPDKEAEAKEAGADYVGLDEYLQKIKEGWTDVDVIVTMPSVMGKLGPLGRVLGPRGLMPNPKSGTVTMDVAKAVAEVKAGKIDFKVDKYGIIHAAIGKVSFEPAKIKENAVELLQTLMKLKPTAAKGVYVKSIYMSSTMSPGIAIDTKSVN; encoded by the coding sequence ATGGCAAAATTGACTAAAAAACAAAAGGAAGCGTTTAGCAAAGTTGAAAAGAATAAAATCTACAACCTGGAAGAAGCATCTGCTTTGGTAAAGGAAGTAAATACTGCAAAATTCGATGCATCTGTTGATATCGCTGTTCGTTTAGGAGTAGACCCAAGAAAAGCAAACCAAATGGTAAGAGGTGTAGTATCCCTTCCACACGGTACCGGTAAGGATGTTAAAGTTCTTGCTCTTGTAACTCCGGACAAAGAAGCTGAAGCGAAAGAAGCTGGTGCAGATTATGTAGGTCTTGACGAATATTTACAGAAAATTAAGGAAGGCTGGACTGACGTAGACGTTATTGTAACTATGCCGTCTGTTATGGGTAAACTGGGACCATTGGGTAGAGTTTTAGGACCAAGAGGTCTTATGCCAAACCCTAAGTCCGGTACTGTAACAATGGACGTTGCCAAAGCGGTAGCAGAGGTTAAAGCCGGTAAAATTGATTTCAAGGTGGACAAGTATGGTATCATCCATGCAGCCATCGGAAAAGTATCTTTTGAACCTGCAAAGATTAAGGAAAATGCGGTTGAGCTTCTTCAGACGCTTATGAAACTTAAGCCTACAGCAGCAAAAGGTGTTTATGTGAAAAGCATTTATATGTCTTCCACAATGAGCCCCGGGATCGCAATTGATACTAAATCTGTAAACTAA
- the secE gene encoding preprotein translocase subunit SecE, with the protein MSVANFIKGSYHEFKDKVEWPKWPELQSSTIVITVATIILAIFVFGVDELFSKAIKNIIDLLSGLFI; encoded by the coding sequence ATGAGCGTAGCCAATTTTATAAAAGGTTCTTATCACGAGTTTAAAGATAAAGTGGAATGGCCAAAATGGCCGGAGCTTCAGTCTTCTACAATTGTTATTACTGTTGCTACCATAATACTTGCAATTTTTGTATTTGGTGTGGATGAGCTTTTTTCTAAAGCCATCAAAAATATCATCGACTTGCTTTCAGGTCTATTCATCTAA
- a CDS encoding HD domain-containing protein, whose product MKTGKVLDPIHGLIEITEIEEFIINQKIFGRLRKVKQNTLLNYIFPGANHTRFEHSIGVMHLAEKIFNKSNENVETTHLKGQKYNRSKGYITIKELAKDNDHFETKLQELRIAALLHDVGHGPTSHKFDSFTITGKELLAFLEKSIYHKNFLSEIREYVSKNQLQNRKIEHELVSCIFIIKIIYTLKENKNFTDFSRKIIDGIEVKNILKMIDPEFLPQHEIVLGDKNCTNYFNSIIAGFPFDADRMDYLYRDSFYSGVKYGFFDQSRILMSLLPVEHEGKITLGVKTSGLDSVIRFIQSRNHLYNQVYFHKTNSATNSMLDFVFRHMSNQSVFENVSSYEEFEEFYFRNGDEYFLNSTMKYKLTTNGCDVCNEGCVENDVLDELLERNLWKKTFESRINIKFSDSELRNVTNISELEYQLKKKIETNYFDSSKLEQFKTQLECEDIYVQENYSSNIGLKGASKSKMVLIEKEDGNKTTNLWNKINDEMFFLSQTNVFIKRIYVRRTFKNAEEFIEIEKRIKECMIELAL is encoded by the coding sequence ATGAAAACAGGAAAAGTACTAGACCCAATTCATGGTTTAATCGAAATAACAGAGATTGAGGAATTCATAATTAATCAGAAAATATTTGGGCGATTAAGAAAAGTTAAGCAAAACACATTGTTAAATTATATTTTTCCAGGTGCTAATCATACTAGATTTGAACATTCAATTGGTGTCATGCATTTAGCAGAAAAAATTTTTAATAAATCAAATGAAAATGTTGAAACAACACATTTGAAAGGTCAAAAATATAATAGAAGTAAAGGGTATATCACAATAAAAGAGTTGGCAAAAGACAATGACCATTTTGAAACTAAACTTCAAGAACTCAGAATTGCCGCTTTACTTCATGATGTGGGTCATGGTCCTACGTCTCATAAGTTTGATTCGTTCACAATTACAGGCAAAGAACTACTTGCCTTTTTGGAAAAATCAATATATCATAAAAACTTTCTGTCAGAAATAAGAGAATATGTTTCTAAAAATCAGTTGCAGAATAGGAAAATAGAACATGAATTAGTTTCTTGTATTTTTATAATCAAAATCATTTATACATTAAAAGAGAATAAAAATTTTACTGATTTTTCACGCAAAATTATTGATGGAATCGAAGTGAAAAATATTCTTAAAATGATTGATCCTGAATTTTTGCCACAACACGAAATCGTACTTGGGGATAAAAATTGCACAAATTATTTTAATTCAATAATAGCTGGTTTTCCTTTTGATGCAGACCGAATGGATTATTTGTATCGTGATAGTTTTTATTCCGGTGTCAAATATGGCTTCTTTGATCAAAGTAGAATTTTGATGTCTCTATTACCTGTTGAACATGAAGGGAAAATAACGCTTGGAGTAAAAACTAGTGGTTTAGACTCAGTAATAAGATTTATTCAGTCTAGAAATCATTTGTATAATCAAGTTTATTTTCACAAAACAAACTCCGCAACAAACTCAATGTTGGATTTTGTTTTTAGACATATGTCCAATCAAAGTGTTTTTGAAAATGTAAGCTCATATGAAGAGTTTGAAGAATTTTATTTTAGAAATGGAGATGAGTACTTTTTGAATTCGACCATGAAATATAAACTTACGACCAATGGTTGTGACGTATGTAACGAGGGATGTGTAGAAAATGATGTGTTAGATGAGCTTCTAGAGAGAAATTTGTGGAAAAAGACTTTTGAATCAAGAATTAACATAAAGTTCAGTGATTCCGAATTGAGAAATGTAACAAACATTTCTGAGTTGGAGTATCAACTGAAGAAAAAAATAGAAACCAATTATTTTGACAGTTCAAAGCTTGAACAATTTAAAACACAATTAGAATGTGAGGATATCTACGTACAAGAAAATTATTCTTCCAACATTGGATTAAAAGGGGCCAGTAAATCGAAAATGGTTCTCATTGAAAAGGAAGACGGTAATAAAACCACAAATCTTTGGAATAAAATAAACGATGAAATGTTTTTTTTAAGTCAGACTAATGTTTTTATAAAAAGAATTTACGTAAGACGAACCTTTAAAAATGCTGAAGAATTTATTGAGATTGAAAAAAGAATAAAAGAATGTATGATAGAATTAGCCCTATAA
- the nusG gene encoding transcription termination/antitermination protein NusG — protein MSDLKWYVLKSISGQENKVKNYIENEMKHHGFEQYVTQVVIPMEKVIVMRNGKKVPKERPYYPGYLMVEANLIGEIPHIIKNIPGVISFLSLTKGGDPVPMRKSEVNRMLGRMDELSEFATELEIPYVVGENIKIIEGPFNGFNGTVEKILEDKKKLEVSVLIFGRKTPMELSFLQVEKV, from the coding sequence ATGAGTGATTTGAAATGGTACGTGCTGAAGTCTATCAGCGGTCAGGAAAATAAGGTTAAAAACTATATTGAGAACGAAATGAAGCATCATGGCTTCGAACAGTACGTTACTCAGGTAGTTATTCCTATGGAAAAAGTTATCGTGATGAGAAACGGTAAGAAAGTTCCTAAAGAAAGACCTTACTATCCGGGCTATCTGATGGTGGAAGCCAACTTAATCGGTGAGATTCCGCACATCATTAAGAATATCCCAGGCGTGATTTCATTCCTGAGTCTTACAAAAGGTGGTGATCCTGTACCCATGAGGAAATCTGAAGTGAACAGGATGCTGGGCCGTATGGACGAACTTTCTGAATTCGCTACCGAGCTGGAAATTCCATATGTAGTGGGCGAGAATATCAAGATTATCGAAGGACCGTTCAACGGATTTAACGGTACAGTTGAAAAAATTCTGGAGGATAAAAAGAAACTCGAAGTTTCCGTACTTATCTTCGGCCGTAAAACTCCAATGGAACTTAGTTTCCTTCAGGTGGAGAAGGTGTAA
- the rpsU gene encoding 30S ribosomal protein S21, producing MLIIPVKDGESIDRALKKYKRKFDKTGVVRALRSRQQFIKPSVTLRQSKLKAAYKQREASKEDQA from the coding sequence ATGTTAATTATCCCAGTAAAAGACGGCGAGTCTATCGACAGAGCACTTAAGAAATACAAAAGAAAATTTGATAAAACAGGTGTTGTTAGAGCTTTAAGAAGCAGACAACAGTTTATTAAGCCTTCTGTAACACTAAGACAATCTAAACTTAAAGCTGCCTACAAGCAAAGAGAGGCCAGCAAAGAAGATCAGGCTTAA